The DNA sequence TCATGCTTTGATGGCAGATGGGACAGCGGAACAGAGACGCCTGGGCGAGCAGACGGGATGCTTTTTGATTCAATGGATCACAGCTCCTTGATTGAGTCGGGCTATGGGGAGTTCAGCGATAAAAAAGAAAACGAGCCGGTAAAAATATTACCAACCCGTAATGGACGATCGGATGATAACCGGGTTCCGGTCTGGCTTCATCAGCAGGACTCACCCTGCGATGTTAGTATTTCTGGCGGTTTCTAAATTCCCGTTCGATTTCCCGCATATGGGTTTTTTCCAGCAGTGAATCCCGCTTGTCGTAGTTTTTCTTTCCTTTGCCAATGGCAAGGGCAACCTTGACTTTGCCTTCCTTGAAATACAGCCGCAGAGGCACCAGGGTCGCTCCGTCCTGGCTTGACGCGATATCCAGCTTGACGATCTCATTCTTGTGCAGCAGCAGCTTCCGGTCGCGCAGGGGATTTACATTAAAGATATTGCCCTGCTCATAGGGACTGATATGCATTGCCCGCAGGATGCATTCGCCGTTGACGATGTCGGCATAGCTGTCTTTGAGATTGACTTTGCCGGCGCGGATCGATTTGACTTCCGTGCCTTTGAGTTCTATGCCCGCTTCAAATTCTTCCAGGATGAAGTAATCATGAAACGCCTTGCGGTTTTCTGCGATGGTTTTGGTATTGGCCATTTCATATCACCTCCTGACCTAACACTGCAATTATAGAAGGAATTTCTCTTAATATCAATAACCGCCCCGGCTATGTTAACAATATGTAAAAACAGGTGACAACTTTATCTGAACTATCCTGTATTAATATCAAAAACATAATCTGAGAAGGGTTTCGATGAAAGTTCAAATAGATAAATCTGTCCATGATAGAAAAACAATATCGTAAACAACAATGAGTTAAAAACTTGCAAAAGATATTAATCCGTGAAAGATCACTTGCAAATATGGAATCGAGAAGATATTATATAAGTGTAGAAGAAAGCAAGAGCCATCAAAGAAATCCTTTGAATGACCTGATGCAATAGATTAACAAAATATTAAATTAAGTGAGGTCGTATCATGGTAAAAAACATTATGAACTTTATTACTGGAAGAAACTTGAAAATGGAACAGGGCACTATTCAGGACATTAACACAATGACAATGGAACTGAACAAGGCAAACCTGGAAAGAGAACTTTCCAACATCGCTGATCGCATGATCCG is a window from the Clostridiaceae bacterium HFYG-1003 genome containing:
- the smpB gene encoding SsrA-binding protein SmpB, which gives rise to MANTKTIAENRKAFHDYFILEEFEAGIELKGTEVKSIRAGKVNLKDSYADIVNGECILRAMHISPYEQGNIFNVNPLRDRKLLLHKNEIVKLDIASSQDGATLVPLRLYFKEGKVKVALAIGKGKKNYDKRDSLLEKTHMREIEREFRNRQKY